Below is a genomic region from Desulfovibrio ferrophilus.
CCAGATTGTCCTGCACGATCCTATTGGTCATGTTTGCGAGGCTATTTCCGAATTGTTCAATAGCCACGGCTTGATTTTCATTTGTGGCTTCCATCGTATAGGAAGCCAGAACGCCAAGAGAACTCACCAGAAGCCCTGTGCCGAACTTTTCATAGTATCGGCGGTCAAGCTGTCCAGACGTTCCAGAACGGCCCATAGAGTCCGCCATTTCAGCGTCAGCCGTATGTATGTTGATGCCATCGGGCGTGATGAATCGAACCCAAGTGATTTTCAGTCGCTCCATTCCCACTTTTTCCAGGGGCTTGTAGCGGCCTACGGCCTTGCTTCCGGCAGGGACCAAGACATTGCGACCATGAGCGCCGAAAACGTCATGCTCGACCTGGGCAACCACCTTCCCTTCCAAATCAGATCTAATTTCATTGATGAGGATTGCGCGGATATTTCGATCCACGGTCAAGGTCCGGCTCATGTCGATGGGGTAGCTTGTGACCGTTTTTTCTTCTGCCCAATCCTCTTGGCTGTTTTTCCAGGTCGGCTCAGGCTCTTTGCCTGATCCGGGTTGGCCCAGGAAGGAGGAAAACCTTACAGCGACAGCGCCCCGGCGAGTGGAATTAATTTCGTCTGCCTTCGTTGGCCCTGCGGGCTTCGGAG
It encodes:
- a CDS encoding TrbI/VirB10 family protein, giving the protein MARKAGPARIKNPSRFRGLFLWGGLVAVVTIASIALILAVKSNRANEPKDENIIEFSDSADSVNTFFPSIEEETTKEPEPKAKPKPKPRPKPIAPPPAPKRPALSDIFNFKPTPKPAGPTKADEINSTRRGAVAVRFSSFLGQPGSGKEPEPTWKNSQEDWAEEKTVTSYPIDMSRTLTVDRNIRAILINEIRSDLEGKVVAQVEHDVFGAHGRNVLVPAGSKAVGRYKPLEKVGMERLKITWVRFITPDGINIHTADAEMADSMGRSGTSGQLDRRYYEKFGTGLLVSSLGVLASYTMEATNENQAVAIEQFGNSLANMTNRIVQDNLDIKPRLTIPAGTRILISPSRDIWFPKPIKNSVKITALEDKKNDK